Proteins encoded within one genomic window of Rhinolophus sinicus isolate RSC01 linkage group LG05, ASM3656204v1, whole genome shotgun sequence:
- the LOC141571730 gene encoding large ribosomal subunit protein uL22 gives MVRYSLDPENPTKSCKSRGSNLRVHFKNTRETAQAIKGMHIRKATKYLKDVTLQKQCVPFRRYNGGVGRCAQAKQWGWTQGRWPKKSAEFLLHMLKNAESNAELKGLDVDSLVIEHIQVNKAPKMRRRTYRAHGRINPYMSSPCHIEMILTEKEQIVPKPEEEVAQKKKISQKKLKKQKLMARE, from the coding sequence ATGGTTCGCTATTCGCTTGacccagagaaccccacaaaatcatgtaaatcGAGAGGTTCAAATCTACGggttcattttaagaacactcgtgaaactgcccaggccatcaAAGGGATGCATATCCGAAAAGCCACCAAGTATTTAAAGGATGTCACGTTACAAAAGCAATGTGTGCCATTCCGTCGTTACAATGGTGGAGTTGGGAGATGTGCCCAGGCCAAACAGTGGGGTTGGACGCAGGGTCGTTGGCCCAAAAAGAGTGCAGAATTTTTACTGcacatgcttaaaaatgcagagagtaatGCTGAACTTAAGGGCTTAGATGTAGACTCTCTGGTCATTGAGCACATCCaggtgaacaaagctcccaagatgCGGCGCAGAACTTACAGAGCTCACGGGCGGATTAATCCATACATGAGCTCTCCCTGCCACATTGAGATGATCCtcactgaaaaagaacaaattgttcCGAAACCAGAAGAGGAGGTTGCTCAGAAGAAGAAgatctcccagaagaaactgaagaaacaaaaacttatggccCGGGAGTAA